The proteins below are encoded in one region of Candidatus Margulisiibacteriota bacterium:
- the rbfA gene encoding 30S ribosome-binding factor RbfA, with the protein MKNREVRLAEEIKRIVSDIIQFEMKSKVELFSITFVKLNKDLSHAKIYLSFFSKNNGSNLAKIEEAKGFIRSQLAKKVRMRKVPELEFVLDTSIEEGTRILEKIKELNIS; encoded by the coding sequence ATGAAAAACAGAGAAGTCAGACTGGCTGAAGAAATTAAGCGAATTGTATCCGACATTATTCAGTTTGAAATGAAGTCTAAGGTAGAGCTTTTCAGCATTACTTTTGTGAAACTTAACAAAGATTTATCTCATGCCAAAATATACCTAAGCTTTTTTTCCAAAAATAACGGATCAAATCTGGCAAAAATAGAAGAGGCCAAAGGCTTCATTCGTTCTCAGCTGGCAAAAAAGGTCCGGATGAGGAAGGTTCCGGAGCTGGAATTTGTTTTGGACACTTCCATTGAAGAGGGTACTCGTATTTTGGAGAAAATCAAAGAGCTGAATATCAGCTAG
- the truB gene encoding tRNA pseudouridine(55) synthase TruB, with protein MENKKNTVLEFGIYNIFKPYGWTSFDVVNKLKKIFKEKKIGHAGTLDPMATGVLVVAVGREYTKKLQELTGLDKCYLAEIMLGVETDSYDLEGNIVQMKQPGTIEEEAVIEVLKNFKGEIKQNPPVYSAIKKNGRKLYEYARKNQEVEIEERTVQISSMKLLSYKNGFFPKLIIKTVVSKGTYIRSLAHDIGVMLNTGAVLSRLTRLAVGPYYVQESRQLNEFF; from the coding sequence ATGGAAAATAAAAAAAACACAGTTCTCGAGTTCGGAATATATAATATTTTTAAGCCTTATGGCTGGACATCTTTTGATGTGGTCAACAAGCTGAAGAAAATTTTCAAAGAAAAGAAGATAGGACACGCGGGGACATTAGATCCTATGGCTACCGGGGTCTTGGTTGTGGCAGTGGGAAGGGAATATACCAAGAAATTGCAGGAGTTAACCGGACTTGATAAATGTTATCTGGCCGAGATTATGCTCGGAGTGGAAACAGATTCTTATGACCTGGAAGGAAACATTGTGCAAATGAAACAACCAGGTACGATTGAGGAGGAAGCGGTTATTGAAGTCCTCAAGAATTTTAAGGGAGAAATAAAGCAAAACCCCCCTGTTTATTCCGCTATCAAAAAGAACGGCCGAAAGCTGTACGAGTATGCACGCAAGAACCAGGAAGTGGAGATAGAAGAGCGTACAGTGCAAATTTCATCCATGAAATTGTTATCTTATAAGAATGGTTTTTTCCCTAAACTTATTATTAAAACCGTAGTCTCCAAAGGCACTTATATCCGTTCACTCGCGCATGACATTGGAGTTATGCTGAATACGGGAGCGGTCTTAAGTCGTCTGACCAGGCTGGCAGTAGGTCCATATTATGTACAGGAGTCCAGGCAGCTTAATGAATTTTTCTGA
- the purM gene encoding phosphoribosylformylglycinamidine cyclo-ligase yields MGLTYKESGVNIEAGYESVKQLTREVKKTFNPMVIDNFGSFGALFSPNWKDYKEPILVSSTDGVGTKLLLAIELGIFETIGIDLVAMCVNDIIALGARPLFMLDYIALHKLEPELVTAIIKGIVKGCQETDCALIGGETAEMKDVYRKGDFDLAGFVVGIVDKKKVINGKTIKEGDAILMFPSSGAHSNGYSLARKLAELAKTKKEQLALKKELLTPTKLYVRPVLELIKKYEIKGIANITGGGLYENVARILPAKLDAVFETGTWEIPSIFRKLQKLGKVVDREMFNTFNMGMGMIFVTSPDTAKKILKANKNEVYQVGSIKKGSKQVIINGIKN; encoded by the coding sequence ATGGGACTAACATATAAAGAATCCGGAGTGAATATTGAAGCCGGTTACGAATCGGTAAAACAGCTGACCAGAGAAGTAAAAAAAACATTTAATCCTATGGTAATAGACAATTTCGGTAGTTTCGGCGCTTTATTTTCACCCAACTGGAAAGACTATAAAGAGCCTATCCTGGTATCCAGCACCGACGGTGTAGGCACAAAACTGCTTCTGGCTATTGAGTTGGGTATCTTTGAAACGATCGGTATCGATCTTGTAGCCATGTGTGTTAATGACATTATCGCTCTTGGCGCCAGACCTTTATTCATGCTTGATTATATAGCTTTGCATAAGCTGGAACCGGAACTGGTTACAGCTATAATCAAGGGGATAGTTAAGGGTTGTCAGGAAACCGATTGCGCGCTAATCGGCGGAGAAACCGCTGAAATGAAAGACGTCTATAGAAAAGGAGATTTTGATCTGGCCGGGTTTGTTGTCGGTATTGTAGACAAAAAGAAGGTTATTAACGGCAAGACAATTAAAGAAGGCGACGCAATACTGATGTTCCCGTCCAGCGGCGCGCACAGTAACGGTTATTCTTTGGCCAGAAAACTGGCTGAGCTGGCCAAAACCAAAAAAGAACAGTTGGCCCTGAAAAAAGAACTTTTAACTCCTACAAAACTTTATGTGCGTCCGGTACTTGAGCTTATTAAAAAATATGAAATCAAAGGTATTGCCAACATAACAGGGGGAGGTCTTTACGAAAATGTGGCCAGAATTCTGCCTGCCAAACTGGACGCTGTTTTTGAAACGGGAACATGGGAGATACCATCTATCTTCAGGAAATTGCAGAAATTAGGTAAGGTAGTAGATCGGGAAATGTTCAATACCTTTAATATGGGTATGGGGATGATTTTTGTTACTTCTCCGGATACTGCAAAAAAAATTCTTAAAGCCAATAAAAATGAAGTTTATCAGGTGGGTTCGATAAAGAAAGGCAGTAAACAGGTTATTATTAATGGCATCAAAAACTAG
- the infB gene encoding translation initiation factor IF-2 produces MRVHEIAKELGLTSKVLLTILAKLNIEAKSHSSSISDEDVKKVKSHLQGMNEAKERKEKKSIKEKAEPALEEPVLPEKKQVPIALEEPLPKKEEAPKPELTVVEIENEVLTVKEFALLINVPVTQILTALLKKGLMMNLNQNIDMTLAEEIAGQFNIALDIKAIKKTDQQKRVEDVFLAEIEEEERFLKERPPIVTVMGHVDHGKTKLLDAIRKTNVVDREAGGITQHIGAYQVHVHGKDITFIDTPGHEAFTEIRARGATITDVVILVVAADDGIMPQTIEAINHAKAAKVPIIVAINKIDKPEANIDRVKQQLTEYDMVPEEWGGKTVVVPVSAKEGKGIKELLEMILLVSEMEELKANPHKKAVGIILESHLSKNKGPIATVLIKSGTLRVGNPFVIGHVFGKVRAITDDSGKTRKDATPSLPVEIMGLSDVPNVGDVMQVVSSEKEAKNIAEERRHEVEDDMRKKKKAMTLEDFSQKISEGEITTVNLIIKADVIGSLEAILSSIAKIKVENTTVNVVHSSTGIITESDVMLAKASQSIILGFNVALPMEIKNKAEEDGIVIKLYNIIYKLIDELNGTLKGLLKPTYERVMIGVAEVRSLFKFSKVGVIAGCYVTEGKAVRNSEVEIFRDNNMIFQGKLTSLKRFKDDVKEVQMGYECGIVLDGFNEYKEGDRIHVFALQEITK; encoded by the coding sequence TTGAGAGTCCATGAAATTGCCAAAGAACTTGGATTAACCAGTAAAGTTTTACTGACAATTCTGGCTAAACTCAATATAGAGGCCAAAAGTCATTCCTCCAGTATTTCCGATGAAGATGTAAAAAAAGTAAAATCTCATTTGCAGGGAATGAACGAGGCAAAAGAAAGAAAAGAAAAGAAATCCATCAAGGAAAAAGCAGAGCCTGCCTTGGAAGAACCTGTATTGCCTGAAAAGAAACAGGTACCGATAGCCCTGGAAGAACCACTCCCCAAAAAAGAAGAGGCTCCCAAGCCTGAGCTGACAGTAGTAGAAATAGAAAATGAAGTTTTAACCGTAAAAGAATTCGCTCTGCTTATTAATGTACCCGTTACTCAGATACTTACCGCTCTTTTGAAAAAGGGCCTGATGATGAACCTTAATCAGAATATAGATATGACCCTGGCTGAAGAAATAGCCGGTCAGTTCAATATAGCGCTGGATATTAAAGCCATAAAAAAAACCGATCAGCAAAAACGAGTAGAAGATGTTTTTCTGGCTGAGATAGAAGAAGAGGAGAGATTTCTAAAAGAACGTCCTCCGATTGTTACGGTTATGGGACATGTAGACCATGGAAAAACCAAATTGCTGGATGCCATACGCAAAACAAATGTCGTAGATAGGGAAGCCGGTGGTATTACGCAGCATATTGGTGCTTATCAGGTACATGTGCATGGTAAGGATATAACCTTTATCGATACTCCCGGCCACGAAGCCTTTACGGAAATCAGGGCCAGGGGAGCTACCATTACCGATGTGGTTATTCTGGTTGTTGCCGCTGACGACGGTATTATGCCGCAAACCATTGAAGCTATCAATCACGCCAAGGCCGCTAAAGTACCTATTATTGTAGCAATTAATAAAATCGACAAACCGGAAGCCAACATAGACCGGGTTAAACAACAGCTTACAGAATATGATATGGTGCCCGAAGAATGGGGCGGAAAAACAGTTGTTGTTCCTGTATCTGCCAAAGAAGGCAAAGGTATAAAAGAGTTACTGGAAATGATTCTGCTGGTTTCAGAAATGGAAGAGCTGAAAGCCAATCCGCATAAAAAAGCTGTGGGTATCATTCTGGAATCGCATTTATCAAAAAACAAGGGACCGATTGCCACTGTTTTAATAAAAAGCGGTACGTTGCGCGTGGGTAACCCATTTGTTATCGGTCATGTATTCGGAAAAGTCCGAGCTATAACCGATGATTCCGGCAAAACCAGAAAAGACGCAACGCCTTCTTTGCCAGTAGAAATAATGGGGCTTTCCGATGTGCCTAATGTTGGGGACGTTATGCAGGTTGTTTCTTCAGAAAAAGAAGCAAAAAATATTGCTGAGGAACGCAGACATGAAGTAGAAGATGATATGAGAAAAAAGAAAAAGGCAATGACCCTGGAAGATTTTTCCCAGAAAATAAGCGAAGGGGAAATCACTACTGTTAATTTGATAATCAAGGCTGACGTGATAGGCTCACTGGAAGCCATACTCAGCTCCATAGCAAAAATTAAGGTGGAGAATACCACTGTCAATGTGGTGCATAGCAGCACCGGTATTATTACAGAATCAGACGTGATGCTGGCCAAAGCTTCTCAGTCTATTATTCTGGGATTTAATGTAGCCTTACCAATGGAAATAAAAAACAAGGCAGAGGAAGATGGAATTGTTATTAAATTATATAATATTATTTATAAACTTATAGATGAATTGAACGGCACCTTAAAAGGTCTTTTGAAACCAACTTATGAACGGGTAATGATCGGAGTAGCTGAGGTCAGAAGTTTGTTCAAGTTTTCCAAAGTCGGTGTTATCGCGGGTTGTTATGTAACCGAAGGTAAGGCTGTACGCAATTCCGAAGTAGAGATTTTTCGCGATAATAATATGATATTTCAGGGTAAATTAACCTCTTTAAAAAGATTTAAAGACGATGTAAAAGAAGTTCAAATGGGTTACGAATGCGGAATAGTGCTGGATGGTTTTAATGAATATAAAGAAGGGGACCGCATTCATGTTTTCGCCCTGCAGGAAATTACAAAATAA
- the nusA gene encoding transcription termination factor NusA has product MIKIDGLREVIAQIKSERGIPEDEIMGAISDALVLAAKRYYGVSDNLKAILDLDNSNAMIMATMKVVKTVTDPKTEITTKEAKKLRSTAKLGEEVDMEIHPPDFGRIAAQKAKQVITQRIIEAEKKSIMSEYQDKIGNLITGIVQRIEGSNYLINLGRTEAVLDYRNQIPDETYRLKDRIKLYLVDIARTNRGPEVVVSRSHEGLVKKMFELEVPEIAEGVIEIKAIARKAGYRTKIAVHSNSAEVGAVGTCVGRMGARIQAVLKEINGEKIDIIEWKEDTCELIANALKPATIYRVEIVDKDEKRAKAIVEDDQLSLAIGKTGLNVRLASKLTGWNIDVVKKSEVEANLLDKLMAEKKSNATKKETEIKVEEKKVEKDEKKKIRVNEAASELGMNTDEFIKKVEEQGHKVKSATSNIDYDLYMKIKETIA; this is encoded by the coding sequence ATGATTAAGATCGACGGATTAAGAGAAGTTATAGCTCAGATAAAAAGTGAGAGAGGTATCCCTGAAGATGAAATAATGGGCGCCATTTCAGATGCTCTGGTATTGGCAGCCAAGCGTTATTACGGGGTTTCCGACAATCTTAAAGCTATACTGGACCTGGATAACAGTAACGCCATGATAATGGCTACCATGAAAGTTGTAAAAACTGTAACCGATCCTAAAACAGAAATTACCACCAAAGAAGCAAAGAAACTTAGGTCTACTGCCAAACTGGGTGAAGAAGTAGATATGGAAATCCATCCGCCCGATTTCGGTCGTATAGCCGCGCAAAAAGCCAAACAGGTTATTACTCAGCGTATTATTGAGGCTGAAAAAAAGTCTATCATGTCCGAATATCAGGATAAGATAGGTAACCTGATTACAGGTATTGTCCAGCGCATAGAAGGTAGTAATTATCTTATAAATCTGGGACGAACAGAAGCTGTCCTTGATTATCGCAATCAGATACCCGACGAAACATATCGTCTTAAAGACCGCATAAAATTATACCTGGTGGATATTGCCCGTACCAATCGAGGACCGGAAGTTGTTGTTTCCAGGTCACATGAAGGGTTGGTAAAAAAGATGTTTGAACTGGAAGTTCCGGAAATTGCCGAAGGTGTTATAGAAATTAAAGCAATTGCCAGGAAAGCCGGTTACAGAACAAAGATAGCAGTTCATTCCAACAGTGCTGAAGTAGGAGCCGTAGGTACTTGCGTCGGACGAATGGGCGCGCGTATCCAGGCTGTGCTTAAGGAAATTAACGGTGAAAAAATTGATATTATTGAATGGAAAGAAGATACTTGCGAACTTATCGCCAATGCTTTAAAACCAGCAACCATTTATAGAGTGGAAATCGTGGATAAAGATGAAAAAAGGGCCAAAGCTATTGTTGAGGATGATCAGCTTTCATTAGCCATCGGCAAGACCGGGCTGAATGTGAGATTGGCTTCCAAGCTTACAGGCTGGAACATTGACGTAGTCAAAAAAAGCGAAGTGGAAGCAAATCTGCTGGATAAACTTATGGCTGAAAAGAAATCTAATGCCACTAAAAAAGAAACCGAAATAAAAGTAGAAGAGAAAAAAGTGGAAAAAGATGAAAAGAAAAAGATCAGAGTCAATGAAGCAGCCAGCGAACTGGGCATGAATACAGATGAATTTATAAAAAAAGTGGAAGAACAAGGCCATAAAGTTAAAAGCGCAACCAGCAATATAGATTACGATCTGTATATGAAAATTAAAGAAACAATAGCTTAA
- a CDS encoding ComEC/Rec2 family competence protein, whose product MIVYMFFSSLTGLLAATYLPVVYAVVLCLILVFLWLFNYRCVTAEQRSLWFISLCCFTFMLANSQIRQYFLDHDINLLQRQSDKIVYIEGVIQKASQNQYTFKICKLQTADRKIFLSAATSFWLYGKRLETSDKISLKALVELKKFGKKERIILKKIELVRVRKSSINWLYKFRENLTATINDYLSPFYANFFVGLLLGDDTIQVDPALKTVFRDLGLLHLLVVSGAQVAILSGMMLTVFNLLHLNRWLKFFMLLVVNGFFMLITGGDVSIFRAVLMLQINLFLTFQDRQKSSTDILLMTALIMLVLNPGNLYNLGFILSFGATFSLLELNPRLAKLMTERLSVPTFVAEQLSMNISPLLITTPFIMLIFHRFDFLALAANLFLGFFISYIVITGFVALMLTLCLPLAATIVFKFVLGLMVLVKSGAQLLYQVPGHTLRFANIYAVNILAYYTCLFMCMYNSEYLQKRLYFVFIPVIVVNVYFMV is encoded by the coding sequence TCGTTTATATGTTTTTCAGCAGTTTGACAGGGCTGCTTGCTGCTACATATTTGCCAGTAGTTTATGCGGTTGTTTTATGCTTGATATTGGTATTTCTGTGGCTGTTTAACTACAGATGTGTTACCGCGGAGCAAAGATCATTATGGTTTATTTCGCTGTGCTGTTTCACTTTTATGCTGGCCAATTCTCAGATCAGACAATATTTTTTAGATCACGATATAAATCTGCTGCAAAGGCAAAGCGATAAAATTGTTTATATCGAAGGTGTTATCCAGAAAGCTTCGCAAAACCAATATACATTTAAAATTTGTAAACTTCAAACAGCTGACCGGAAAATTTTTCTCAGTGCCGCGACTTCCTTTTGGTTATATGGCAAGCGGCTGGAAACATCAGATAAAATTTCTCTGAAAGCTTTGGTGGAGCTTAAAAAATTCGGGAAAAAAGAGCGAATAATCCTTAAGAAAATAGAGCTTGTGCGGGTACGAAAAAGTTCAATCAACTGGCTTTACAAGTTTAGGGAAAATCTTACGGCTACAATCAATGATTATCTGTCGCCTTTTTACGCCAATTTTTTTGTCGGCTTATTGCTGGGCGATGATACCATTCAGGTTGACCCTGCATTGAAAACAGTTTTCAGAGACCTGGGTCTTTTGCATTTATTGGTAGTGTCAGGCGCGCAGGTGGCGATACTTTCCGGAATGATGCTGACAGTTTTTAATTTGCTGCATTTGAACAGGTGGTTGAAATTCTTTATGCTACTGGTTGTAAACGGTTTTTTCATGCTCATAACCGGAGGCGATGTCTCTATATTCAGAGCTGTTTTAATGCTGCAAATAAATTTGTTTTTAACTTTTCAGGACAGGCAGAAAAGTTCAACGGATATTTTACTCATGACCGCACTGATAATGCTGGTGTTAAATCCTGGTAATCTTTATAATCTGGGTTTTATTCTATCTTTCGGTGCTACATTTTCTCTGTTGGAATTAAATCCCAGGCTTGCAAAATTAATGACTGAAAGATTGTCTGTGCCGACATTTGTTGCGGAACAGCTGAGCATGAACATATCTCCGTTATTAATTACGACTCCATTTATTATGCTTATTTTTCATCGTTTCGATTTTTTGGCCCTGGCTGCCAATCTTTTTTTGGGATTCTTTATCAGCTACATTGTGATTACAGGTTTCGTGGCGCTTATGCTGACATTATGCCTGCCGCTAGCCGCTACAATTGTCTTCAAATTTGTTCTGGGGCTTATGGTCCTGGTTAAAAGCGGTGCGCAGTTGTTGTATCAGGTTCCCGGACATACTCTCAGGTTTGCAAATATCTATGCTGTAAACATTTTAGCATATTACACCTGTCTTTTTATGTGTATGTACAACTCTGAATATTTACAAAAACGGTTATATTTTGTCTTTATTCCGGTTATTGTCGTAAATGTATATTTCATGGTTTAA
- the purN gene encoding phosphoribosylglycinamide formyltransferase, whose protein sequence is MASKTRLGILGSGRGTNFLAIQNNIIQGKLDAETAIVLSDKKSKILEHAKHFGLETKFVDPSLFADNRKFDKELIRLLKSAKVELVILAGYMKILSAEFINAFPSRIMNIHPSLLPSFKGLNAQRQALEYGVKYSGCTVHFVNSHLDAGPIILQSVVPVLDTDSVDTLAARILDEEHKIYTQAIDLYHKKKLRVVHNKVKVSA, encoded by the coding sequence ATGGCATCAAAAACTAGACTGGGTATATTGGGCTCTGGACGCGGTACCAATTTTTTAGCAATACAAAATAATATCATTCAGGGTAAACTCGATGCTGAAACTGCAATTGTGCTTTCAGACAAAAAATCCAAAATACTGGAGCATGCAAAGCATTTCGGTCTGGAAACGAAATTTGTCGATCCCAGTTTGTTTGCTGATAACCGTAAATTTGATAAAGAACTTATCCGTTTATTAAAATCTGCTAAAGTAGAGTTGGTCATTCTGGCCGGTTATATGAAAATTCTATCTGCCGAATTTATAAATGCTTTCCCCAGTCGTATTATGAATATTCATCCGTCATTATTACCTTCTTTCAAGGGATTGAATGCTCAAAGGCAGGCTCTGGAATATGGTGTTAAATATTCGGGATGTACTGTTCATTTTGTTAACAGTCATCTGGATGCAGGTCCTATTATCTTGCAGTCTGTGGTTCCAGTCCTTGATACGGATAGTGTGGATACATTGGCTGCGCGGATACTGGATGAAGAACATAAAATTTATACTCAGGCCATAGACCTCTATCACAAAAAGAAACTAAGAGTAGTTCATAATAAAGTAAAAGTTTCTGCTTAA
- the ribF gene encoding riboflavin biosynthesis protein RibF, with translation MNFSDFLLDKNSMNKTKGRTLALGAFDGCHLGHRVLFDKVDFSVTFHPSPKAYFSPNDSILNLIDEKKILYPGFVFLKFDERMIDLSGEQFIKGIVDTLAPKKIVVGWDFHFGRNLQGNTDAMKSLAEKYKFKLEIVPPVKVDGHIVKSTLIRELLHKGEIEKANCFLGYEYFFMSEVVHGKGLGKKLGFPTINLKIVPRKLLPKSGVYSGHTAFNGRKHLTAISILRRETLECEGHILDFKEDLYGQTVQISFNRFVREQQNFSTTELLKKQIELDVKEIATNR, from the coding sequence ATGAATTTTTCTGATTTTTTGTTAGATAAAAACTCTATGAACAAGACCAAAGGCAGAACTCTTGCTCTGGGAGCCTTTGACGGTTGCCATCTGGGACATCGGGTCTTGTTTGACAAGGTTGATTTTTCCGTTACTTTTCATCCCTCACCCAAAGCCTATTTTTCCCCTAATGACAGTATCCTTAATTTGATTGATGAAAAGAAGATTTTGTATCCGGGTTTTGTTTTTTTGAAGTTTGACGAACGTATGATCGACCTTAGCGGTGAGCAATTTATAAAAGGTATTGTGGATACGTTAGCCCCCAAAAAAATTGTTGTGGGCTGGGACTTTCATTTCGGCAGGAATTTACAAGGGAATACCGATGCCATGAAAAGTCTGGCTGAAAAATATAAATTCAAATTGGAAATCGTACCGCCCGTTAAAGTTGACGGACATATTGTTAAAAGTACGTTAATCAGGGAATTGCTGCACAAAGGAGAAATTGAAAAAGCCAACTGTTTTCTGGGCTATGAATATTTTTTTATGTCAGAAGTGGTCCATGGCAAGGGACTGGGGAAAAAATTGGGTTTTCCCACAATTAATCTGAAGATTGTTCCCAGAAAGTTGCTGCCCAAATCCGGTGTATATTCGGGACATACTGCGTTTAATGGAAGAAAACATTTAACAGCTATCAGCATTTTGCGGCGTGAAACATTGGAATGTGAAGGTCATATTCTGGACTTTAAAGAAGATCTTTATGGACAGACAGTGCAAATTTCTTTTAACAGGTTTGTGCGTGAGCAGCAAAATTTTTCGACGACTGAGCTATTAAAAAAACAAATTGAACTTGATGTAAAAGAGATAGCGACAAATCGTTAA
- a CDS encoding bifunctional oligoribonuclease/PAP phosphatase NrnA yields MRLNPKIVTQLQKKIAAARSILLLAHEFPDGDAFGSVAAMNFVLKHMKKKVDIAYLRLDNSSWDYLYFFKGLNIHEYSELAEKKYDLAIILDSSNENRLGEQKVLLSRCSFVINIDHHPDNSEFGDLNLLHWASAVGEILYFLFKKMKVDISRETAICLLISIITDTGRFKHSSTHRGIFKVIYEILKFVEPDDYYNIVQHLYSEVSLKKSKLIREALNNLEIFGKNIAFSYIPEDTGLEEGLVDNILSIKGIGAAVLARRVGKNIKLSLRAKDKTLNVRELAAQFNGGGHIHASGASMQLQDLPKQIEEIRQKVKKYFNKK; encoded by the coding sequence ATGCGTTTAAATCCCAAAATAGTTACGCAATTACAAAAAAAGATCGCGGCAGCCCGAAGCATTTTGCTGCTGGCTCACGAATTTCCCGATGGCGATGCATTCGGTTCGGTAGCGGCCATGAATTTTGTATTGAAGCATATGAAGAAGAAGGTTGATATTGCCTATTTGCGGCTGGATAATTCCAGTTGGGATTATCTTTATTTTTTCAAAGGACTGAATATTCATGAATATAGCGAACTTGCCGAAAAAAAATATGATCTGGCTATTATTCTGGACTCCAGTAATGAGAACAGGCTTGGCGAGCAAAAAGTTTTGTTGTCGAGGTGTTCATTTGTGATTAATATCGACCATCATCCGGACAATAGTGAGTTCGGCGATTTAAATCTTTTGCATTGGGCCTCTGCTGTTGGCGAAATCCTTTATTTTTTGTTTAAGAAAATGAAAGTTGATATTTCCCGGGAAACCGCAATATGTTTATTGATTTCCATAATCACAGACACCGGGCGCTTCAAACACAGCAGTACGCATCGCGGTATTTTTAAGGTTATTTATGAAATTTTAAAATTTGTGGAGCCTGATGATTATTACAATATAGTTCAACATTTATATAGCGAAGTATCTCTAAAAAAATCAAAATTAATACGTGAAGCTTTAAACAATCTGGAAATTTTCGGTAAAAATATCGCTTTTTCCTACATTCCGGAGGATACGGGCCTGGAGGAAGGTTTGGTTGACAATATTCTTTCCATCAAAGGAATCGGCGCTGCTGTGCTGGCACGCAGAGTGGGTAAAAATATCAAGCTAAGCTTAAGGGCCAAGGACAAAACTTTAAATGTCAGAGAACTGGCCGCGCAGTTTAACGGTGGCGGCCATATCCATGCTTCAGGCGCCAGCATGCAGCTGCAGGACCTTCCAAAACAAATCGAAGAAATCAGACAAAAAGTTAAAAAGTATTTTAATAAAAAATAA